The following are encoded together in the Syntrophorhabdaceae bacterium genome:
- a CDS encoding methyltransferase domain-containing protein, which yields MKLSSWEYDDMIQIGKDFMSREVVEGYDAKHRRFRDVMKENEAVIDMFGLREDHVVADIGCGTGAFVIQAARRCAKVFAIDISTAMLDYTRREAARQGITNIVYCTGGFLTYRHEGEPLDAISTSLTLHHLPDFWKQRALRRMNDILKDGGRLYLMDIVFSDEDYERNIPVWIEKLRSEVGPDMAEAVMGHIRKEHSTFTWIMEGLLERAGFRIDDRIISDGAVARYFCTKNVPVPRSNV from the coding sequence GTGAAGCTGTCTTCGTGGGAATACGACGATATGATACAGATCGGCAAGGACTTCATGAGTCGTGAGGTGGTGGAAGGCTATGACGCAAAGCACCGCCGGTTCCGCGACGTCATGAAGGAGAACGAGGCTGTTATTGACATGTTTGGCCTTCGTGAAGACCACGTGGTCGCCGATATCGGATGCGGCACGGGAGCGTTCGTCATACAGGCGGCACGGCGGTGCGCGAAGGTGTTTGCCATCGACATCTCGACGGCTATGCTGGATTACACGAGGCGCGAGGCGGCCCGGCAGGGGATTACGAACATCGTTTATTGCACAGGCGGGTTCCTCACATACCGCCATGAGGGTGAACCTCTCGACGCCATCTCGACAAGCCTTACCCTCCACCACCTGCCGGATTTCTGGAAACAGAGGGCCCTTCGAAGAATGAACGATATCCTCAAGGACGGCGGCAGGCTGTACCTGATGGATATAGTCTTCTCCGATGAGGACTACGAAAGGAACATTCCCGTCTGGATCGAGAAGCTCCGTTCCGAGGTAGGTCCTGACATGGCCGAGGCCGTTATGGGCCACATACGCAAGGAACACTCCACGTTCACCTGGATAATGGAGGGACTCCTCGAGAGGGCAGGTTTCAGGATCGACGACAGGATCATCTCAGATGGTGCCGTCGCCAGGTATTTCTGCACAAAGAACGTCCCGGTGCCCCGCTCTAACGTTTAA